The DNA sequence CGTTCAAGTTACAATTGTCGGCGCTCGACAATCTATTACATTAGCGGGGTTTAATATTGATAAAAACTTCATTCACAGAACAAGAGAGTTTTTAGAAATGGTTAAGCTAGAAAGAAACAAAAAATAACAAGGCGAGGCTGACAGGCGAAGTGGTTAGCGGATAATAGAATACTCACGAGGTATTTTGTGTGTAAAAAAACGCGAAACAATACACACAAACGCTTGATATAGATTAGAATATCAGCTTGTTTTACGTCTTATATTTCGCCTAAAATCCGCAACCGAGCGGCGCGGTTATTGAACTGAGCTTTATTGACGCTGACGACTTTTGTCATTTTTAGATCGTTAGCCTCGTCGTCGTCGAGCCTAATCGTCAGCGTGCGAAAATCAGGCGTGAGGTTGTAGGGCTTCAGACGGATCAGATTTGATTTTTCGTCTTTGAGCAACACCTTGATCGCGCTCTCGCTCCTTATCTTATAATGCACTATATCGCCGTGTAGAATAGGCGCGCTTGGATCGCATACTACCTCGTCGCCGTCGTCTATCTCTGGAGACATACTATCGCCGCAAGCTACGACCGCATATAGCTGGTCATTCCAATAATCGGCGCGATAGTAAGTTTCGCGCGCCTCTCCTACCTCGATCCTTTCGGGCGCTCCGCACGAGACCGCGCCTATTATCGGGATCAGCTTGACGGGATAGATTTTCTCGCCCATAAGGTAGTCTATCGATACGTCTAGCTTTCTTGCGATACTCACAATCTTATCGTCGGGGATTTGGCGCTTGCCGCCTAAATAGTGGGTTATCGAACTTGA is a window from the Helicobacteraceae bacterium genome containing:
- a CDS encoding XRE family transcriptional regulator; this translates as MDAERLERALKAKYGDRGARSRLARELNVSSSSITHYLGGKRQIPDDKIVSIARKLDVSIDYLMGEKIYPVKLIPIIGAVSCGAPERIEVGEARETYYRADYWNDQLYAVVACGDSMSPEIDDGDEVVCDPSAPILHGDIVHYKIRSESAIKVLLKDEKSNLIRLKPYNLTPDFRTLTIRLDDDEANDLKMTKVVSVNKAQFNNRAARLRILGEI